One part of the Dermacentor andersoni chromosome 2, qqDerAnde1_hic_scaffold, whole genome shotgun sequence genome encodes these proteins:
- the LOC126540170 gene encoding uncharacterized protein: MWALTPSVFANIHWNQSPLRYLGVPLDNFRNSGPHWTSTITTIRRKVTTWQGRDLSIFARAKACNTFLASKLLYVRQVLHCSRVHVQAFHRVFACFICHSSWEAMRRDNLFLPLEKGGLGLVHLFVRQLVMRLFYLKNVRHPFFLAVNRARLASHLPFLFVTTNFAQELPLWGFLKELVDTISFLKARFNLEYLFTVNRTYLNVALIDKLFPELLYRKPYLSLFGQDVLCRVRRMCIAPAAKTFFFKLHTSTLPVKTWLQEKGLYVAWNTNCRLCNQPETIEHCFILCRDAFLFWDILQRTIKKTIPLTCYGIRFLPFKKTASNTPYDLFMLLGLYSLWRSRMIDRHAEPPRSTRSIFREETAQVRSVVATYDPVPEWISRLDACVCLPEF, encoded by the coding sequence atgtgggcgctcactccctctgtattcgcgaatattcattggaatcagtctccgttgcgatatcttggagtacctctcgataacttccgtaatagtggacctcattggacgtccACGATTACCACTATCCgtcgaaaggtgacaacctggcaaggacgtgatctctccatttttgcgagagctaaggcatgcaatacatttctcgcttctaagcttctttatgttcggcaggtcttgcactgctcacgtgtccatgtccaggcatttcatagagtatttgcatgttttatttgtcattcatcatgggaagccatgagaagggacaacctttttctcccgcttgaaaagggaggcctgggtcttgtgcatttgtttgtgcgacaattggtcatgcgcttattttaccttaaaaatgtccgtcatccattctttctcgcagttaatcgagcacgtcttgcgtcacacctcccttttctttttgtcacgacaaactttgctcaggaactaccgttatggggcttcttaaaggaacttgtcgacactatttcattcttaaaagccagattcaaccttgaatatttgtttaccgttaatcgcacgtacctaaatgtagcacttatagataaACTTTTCCCTGAACTTCtgtaccgaaagccgtatctgtctctatttggtcaagatgttctttgccgtgtccgtagaatgtgcatagcgccagcagcgaaaacgtttttctttaagctgcacacctccacactgccagttaaaacgtggcttcaggaaaaaggactgtATGTAGCTTGGAATACAAATTGTAGgctttgcaatcaacccgagacaatagaacattgctttatactttgtcgtgacgcatttctTTTTTGGGACATTTTACAAAGAACTATCAAAAAAACCATTCCTCTCACATGTTACGGTATCCGGTTCCTTCCgttcaaaaagacagccagtaatacaccatatgatttgtttatgttattaggactttattcattatggagaagtcgaatgatcgacagacatgccgagccacctcgctcgacaaggtctatcttccgagaagagactgctcaagtccgtAGTGTGGTGGCTACATATGATCCCGTCCCTGAATGGATTTcacgtctggacgcttgtgtttgtttgccagaattttga